In bacterium, a single window of DNA contains:
- a CDS encoding type II toxin-antitoxin system RelE/ParE family toxin: MAYTIEFSPGAARQFKDIPKKDQVRIKNRINALAENPYPPDTKKLTNEHDLYRIRTGDYRVIYTVRSNELIILIVKIGHRREIYRGL; the protein is encoded by the coding sequence GTGGCTTACACAATAGAATTTTCTCCGGGTGCTGCCCGCCAATTCAAGGATATCCCCAAAAAGGATCAGGTCCGCATTAAAAACCGGATTAATGCCTTAGCGGAAAATCCATATCCGCCCGATACAAAGAAACTCACCAATGAGCATGACCTTTACCGGATCAGAACAGGAGATTACCGGGTTATCTATACCGTGCGAAGTAATGAGCTAATAATCCTGATCGTAAAAATCGGTCATCGTCGGGAAATCTACCGAGGACTTTAG
- a CDS encoding type II toxin-antitoxin system prevent-host-death family antitoxin, with protein MTRLSASKARDHFADILNRVAYKEERVILHRRGKNLAAVVSIADLELLEKLEDQIDIEDAKEALEEVKEKGTIPWEQIKAEQGL; from the coding sequence ATGACTCGCTTATCTGCCAGTAAAGCCCGTGACCATTTTGCAGACATCCTCAACCGCGTGGCTTATAAAGAAGAAAGGGTTATCCTTCATCGTCGGGGAAAAAACCTGGCCGCTGTAGTTTCCATTGCAGACCTGGAGCTTTTGGAGAAACTTGAAGATCAGATTGACATTGAAGATGCCAAAGAGGCCCTGGAAGAAGTGAAGGAAAAGGGAACTATTCCCTGGGAACAAATAAAAGCTGAACAGGGGTTATAG